tttctgactctaggtctaacaccctttccattgtaccaccagCCATCTTTGGTATAAGGTAGAAGGACTTCTTAAATTTGGACAGAAACTGGACTTGATGtgctctaagatcctttccaaatGCATCATCTCAAATGTTTGAAGACATTGACCACTATTTCCTTTAGTGTTTTCTCTTGTAGGTAAATCTTCCCAATTTTCATGGGTGATTTTTTTATATAGAATGATCTCCAATTCCTCCTCCAGATCactctatttgtttttcttttgacataCTTCATATTGTTCATGTCCTTCCCAAAACAATACCATTAATTAATCCCTAAATTCCTGATGAAATCTAACCAGGAAGACTAAAACTTTCAGGACAAAAACTTCTCTCATTCTAAATCCTCttacacttttaaaatatctgagaTTGAATGGGATTTTTGATTGCCATATAACATGATTGGCTCTTGTTGCATTTGCAGTGCCCTGAAATGTCCATTTGTTTCAGAGAACAACTGTTTATTAAAGTTTCTACCATCTTGTACTTCTGAAGTTGAATTTTTGAACCCAAATGtaggactttatatttatctctattatgTTTACAGATTTATTAAGAATCTTTTCTTATAATAAGCTGATATCCTTATTTCTTCAGCATCTATGCTCTTCTGTTTTTTTGGACTCAAGAATATATCTAAATTTCCTTTCATATGACAAAATTTAATATACTCAAAGACAACTATCATtgctctcaataaatattttcttttcattactaaactctaattattagaaataatcaatccatcaatccatctatctgtctgtctgtctatctatctatctatctatctccatgATTATTCTCCTTGCTGTCTTATTGGTTACTGTCTCTTAATGATGCCCTAAGTCCATGTGTATTGCAGCTAGATTTCCCTTTATTAGCATATATAACTGCTTTCTTCTTTGCCTCCTTTTCCTTAAGTAGTTATTAAAATAAACTAGGCTACAAACAATTATCTGGAAAACTCATAATGAAGACTCTCAGCTTTATTCCTTTATAGAATTGAGCATACTTTTCTTCCCTCACTCCTCTCTGCAGATTATTCCTTGGGAACAACTTCCTCAAGAGAACCAAACCACGAttactgaattctttttgctgGGCTTCTCTAATCTCCAAGAAAAGCAGCTTGTGCTTTTCCCTATCTTTCTTTGCCTCTACCTACTCATCCTCAGTGGGAATATCACCATTGTCACTGTTATCTGCTTGGAGCACAGCCTCCATATCCCCATGTACTTTTTCTTAGGggtcctctctgtctctgaaacCTGTTATACATTTGTTGTCCTGCCTAAGATGCTTATCAACTTGTTCTCTGTGCTCAGGACCATCTCCTTCACCAGTTGTGCTGTCCAGATGttcttttttcttggatttgGTGTTTCCAACTGCTTGCTGCTTGGTGTGATGGGTTATGATCGCTATGCTGCCATCTGCCACCCTTTGCGATACCCAATCCTCATGAACTGGAGAGTCTGCAGACTGTTAGCAGCCACTTGTGGGCTGAGTGGCTTTTTAATTTCCTTGGTGGGCACCACCTTGGTCttcattttgcctttctgcaACTCCAACAAGGTTGAACACTACTTCTGTGATATTTCACCTGTTATTCACCTTGCCTGTGGTGATGCTTCTATCAATGAATTTGTCATATTCATATGTGGTGTCCTGGTGCTTGT
The Sminthopsis crassicaudata isolate SCR6 chromosome 4, ASM4859323v1, whole genome shotgun sequence genome window above contains:
- the LOC141540841 gene encoding olfactory receptor 10R2-like, giving the protein MTQIIPWEQLPQENQTTITEFFLLGFSNLQEKQLVLFPIFLCLYLLILSGNITIVTVICLEHSLHIPMYFFLGVLSVSETCYTFVVLPKMLINLFSVLRTISFTSCAVQMFFFLGFGVSNCLLLGVMGYDRYAAICHPLRYPILMNWRVCRLLAATCGLSGFLISLVGTTLVFILPFCNSNKVEHYFCDISPVIHLACGDASINEFVIFICGVLVLVFPLTFICISYGFIVSTILKIPSAEGKRKAFSTCASHLTVVVVHYGCASFVYLRPSRISSSKDQLVTVTYTIITPLLNPLIYSLRNKDVQIAIRKVISWGGFSLKTI